One genomic region from Anabaena sp. PCC 7108 encodes:
- the pheA gene encoding prephenate dehydratase, which translates to MAVIIEKSPPLAIAHLGPPGTYAEQAAFFYLNWLKKTQAVEATLCAYPTIAQSLQAVATKQAQLAVVPVENSIEGSVTMTMDTLWQLETLQIQLALVLPISHTLISCADNLDSIETVYSHPQALAQCQGWLGQFLPNVNLIPSNSTAEALQGLKQGVKTAAIASRRAAELYNLPILATGINDYPDNCTRFWVISQSQEDASEQISSTHTSIAFSLPANVPGALAKALQVFAHLSINLSRIESRPTKRSLGEYLFFIDIQTSATQVQTALSELRNYTEVLKVFGSYGVTLIDHS; encoded by the coding sequence ATGGCTGTAATCATAGAGAAAAGTCCACCTTTAGCGATCGCACATTTGGGGCCTCCTGGAACTTACGCCGAACAAGCTGCTTTTTTTTATCTCAACTGGCTGAAAAAAACTCAAGCAGTTGAGGCGACTTTATGTGCTTATCCCACAATTGCCCAGTCACTGCAAGCTGTAGCTACAAAGCAAGCCCAGTTAGCTGTTGTGCCTGTTGAGAATTCCATTGAAGGCAGTGTCACCATGACAATGGATACATTGTGGCAGTTGGAAACTTTACAAATTCAATTGGCTTTAGTGCTGCCTATTTCCCATACCTTAATTTCCTGTGCTGATAATTTAGACAGCATTGAAACTGTTTATTCTCATCCCCAGGCTTTAGCACAATGTCAAGGATGGTTAGGGCAGTTTCTACCCAATGTAAATTTAATTCCTAGTAATTCTACTGCTGAGGCTCTTCAGGGACTTAAACAGGGGGTAAAAACCGCAGCAATTGCCTCGCGCAGAGCAGCAGAACTTTACAATTTACCTATATTAGCGACTGGTATTAACGACTATCCAGACAACTGTACTCGCTTTTGGGTAATTAGCCAGAGCCAAGAAGATGCTAGTGAGCAAATATCTTCTACTCACACATCCATAGCTTTCAGCTTACCTGCTAATGTACCTGGCGCATTAGCTAAAGCTTTGCAAGTATTTGCTCACCTAAGTATTAACCTCAGTCGCATTGAGTCTCGTCCCACAAAACGCTCCTTAGGAGAATATTTATTTTTCATTGACATACAAACAAGTGCAACTCAAGTGCAAACAGCTTTATCTGAGTTACGTAATTACACAGAAGTACTCAAGGTTTTTGGTAGCTATGGTGTTACCTTAATCGATCATTCTTAA
- a CDS encoding DUF1997 domain-containing protein — MGTKFTASQSVEIAVPKQPISIHHYLRQPQRLVNTLADNSRIQQLSEEVFRLKMRPLAFMSLSIQPTVDMRVWADSQGTIYLRSLGCEILGFEYINQRFALNLKGYLSPYQLGSETRLQGKADLEVLVEIPQPFSLTPRSILETTGNGLLKSVLLTIKQRLLHHLLADYRRWVILQTDKTGLADDHTELPILNFD, encoded by the coding sequence ATGGGTACTAAGTTTACTGCCTCTCAATCGGTCGAAATTGCTGTCCCTAAGCAGCCTATTTCTATTCACCACTACTTGCGTCAGCCTCAACGTCTGGTAAATACTTTGGCTGATAACAGCCGGATTCAACAGCTTTCTGAAGAAGTATTTCGCTTAAAAATGCGTCCTCTGGCTTTTATGTCACTAAGTATTCAACCTACAGTAGACATGAGAGTTTGGGCTGATTCTCAGGGAACAATTTATTTGCGATCACTCGGTTGTGAAATCCTTGGTTTTGAGTATATCAACCAACGCTTTGCTCTTAATTTAAAAGGATACTTATCGCCCTATCAACTAGGTAGTGAGACTCGCTTACAAGGAAAAGCCGATCTAGAAGTACTGGTGGAGATTCCTCAACCATTTTCCCTGACTCCAAGGTCGATTTTAGAAACCACAGGTAATGGTTTGCTTAAAAGCGTGTTATTGACTATTAAGCAAAGATTATTACATCACCTTCTAGCTGATTATCGTCGTTGGGTAATATTACAAACCGACAAAACAGGTCTTGCAGATGATCATACTGAATTACCAATCCTGAACTTTGACTAA
- the tuf gene encoding elongation factor Tu, which yields MARAKFERNKPHLNIGTVGHVDHGKTTLTAAITMTLAANGQAVAKGYDQIDNAPEEKARGITINTAHVEYETTDRHYAHVDCPGHADYVKNMITGAAQMDGGILVVAATDGPMPQTREHILLAKQVGVPSLVVFLNKEDLMDDPELLELVELELRELLTSYDFPGDDIPIIKGSGLQALEAMTKNPKTQRGENPWVDKIYELMDAVDAYIPTPERDVDKPFLMAVEDVFSITGRGTVATGRIERGVVKVGDNVELIGIRDTRATTVTGIEMFKKSLDQGMAGDNAGVLLRGIQKADIERGMVIAKPGSITPHTQFEGEVYVLTEKEGGRKTPFFAGYRPQFYVRTTDVTGTIKSYTSDEGKEVEMVMPGDRIKMTVELINAIAIEQGMRFAIREGGRTIGAGVVSKILK from the coding sequence ATGGCACGCGCAAAGTTTGAAAGAAATAAACCCCATTTAAATATCGGTACTGTTGGCCACGTTGACCACGGCAAAACTACTTTAACAGCAGCAATTACCATGACTTTGGCTGCTAATGGTCAAGCTGTAGCTAAAGGTTACGACCAAATCGATAACGCACCAGAAGAAAAGGCACGTGGTATTACCATCAATACCGCTCACGTTGAGTATGAAACCACAGATCGCCACTATGCTCACGTAGACTGCCCCGGACACGCTGACTATGTGAAGAACATGATCACCGGTGCGGCGCAAATGGATGGCGGCATCCTCGTAGTGGCTGCTACCGATGGTCCTATGCCCCAAACTCGTGAACACATCCTGTTGGCAAAACAGGTGGGTGTTCCTAGTTTGGTTGTCTTCTTGAATAAAGAAGATTTAATGGATGATCCAGAACTCCTGGAACTAGTGGAACTAGAACTTCGGGAACTTTTGACTAGTTACGATTTCCCAGGCGATGATATCCCCATTATCAAAGGCTCTGGTCTACAAGCTCTTGAAGCAATGACTAAGAATCCTAAGACTCAACGGGGAGAAAACCCCTGGGTAGATAAAATCTATGAATTGATGGATGCTGTAGATGCCTATATCCCAACTCCTGAGCGGGATGTAGATAAGCCTTTCTTGATGGCTGTAGAAGACGTTTTCTCCATCACAGGTCGTGGTACAGTTGCTACTGGTCGGATTGAACGTGGTGTAGTCAAAGTTGGTGATAACGTTGAACTCATAGGTATCAGAGATACTCGCGCTACTACCGTAACTGGAATCGAGATGTTCAAAAAGAGTCTTGATCAGGGTATGGCTGGAGATAACGCTGGTGTACTTCTCCGGGGTATTCAAAAGGCTGATATTGAACGGGGCATGGTAATTGCTAAACCCGGTTCTATTACACCTCACACTCAATTTGAAGGTGAAGTGTACGTACTGACCGAAAAAGAAGGTGGTCGGAAAACACCATTTTTCGCTGGATACCGTCCTCAATTCTATGTACGGACAACTGATGTAACAGGTACAATCAAAAGCTACACCTCCGATGAGGGCAAAGAGGTAGAAATGGTTATGCCTGGAGACCGCATCAAAATGACAGTGGAACTAATTAACGCGATCGCAATTGAGCAGGGTATGCGCTTTGCTATTCGTGAAGGTGGTCGCACCATCGGTGCTGGTGTTGTATCCAAAATCCTGAAATAG
- the rpsG gene encoding 30S ribosomal protein S7: MSRRGVSQRRPVPSDSVYNSRLVSMIIRRIMRHGKKSLAARIVYEALKTIEERTGNGALETFEKAVRNATPLVEVKARRVGGATYQVPMEVRTDRGTTLALRWLVQYSRARPGRTMASRLANELMDAANETGSAIRKREETHRMAEANKAFAHYRY, encoded by the coding sequence ATGTCTCGTCGTGGTGTTAGTCAAAGACGCCCAGTTCCGTCTGACTCAGTGTATAACAGTCGTCTGGTCAGCATGATTATCAGACGGATCATGCGTCATGGCAAGAAATCACTTGCCGCAAGAATCGTTTATGAAGCCTTGAAAACAATCGAGGAACGCACTGGTAATGGTGCTTTAGAAACCTTTGAAAAAGCAGTGCGAAATGCAACGCCTTTAGTAGAAGTAAAAGCTCGACGAGTAGGTGGAGCAACTTACCAAGTCCCAATGGAAGTACGGACAGATCGGGGTACGACCCTAGCCTTGCGTTGGCTAGTGCAATATTCTAGAGCTAGACCAGGCCGTACAATGGCCAGCAGACTCGCAAACGAGTTAATGGATGCTGCTAACGAAACAGGAAGCGCAATTCGCAAGCGGGAAGAAACGCACCGGATGGCCGAAGCAAATAAGGCATTTGCACACTATCGTTACTAA
- the fusA gene encoding elongation factor G — protein sequence MARTNPLEKVRNIGIAAHIDAGKTTTTERILFYSGIIHKIGEVHEGTAVTDWMAQERERGITITAAAISTSWKEHQINIIDTPGHVDFTIEVERSMRVLDGVIAVFCSVGGVQPQSETVWRQADRYKVPRIAFINKMDRTGANFYKVHDQMRDRLRANAIAIQLPIGSETEFKGIIDLVRMCAYMYTNDQGTDIQTTEIPAELQAKATEYRTKLVEAVAETEDTLMTKYFEGEELTEAEIRTALRKGTIAGTIVPVLCGSAFKNKGVQLMLDAVIDYLPSPTEVPPIQGTLLNGDPVERHADDEEPLSALAFKIMADPYGRLTFVRVYSGVLKKGSYVLNVSKNKKERISRLVLMKADDRQDVDELRAGDLGAALGLKDTLTGDTLCDEGSPVILESLFIPEPVISVAVEPKTKNDMDKLSKALQSLSEEDPTFRVRVDPETNQTVIAGMGELHLEILVDRMLREFKVEANVGQPQVAYRETIRKAVNKIEGKFIRQSGGKGQYGHVVINLEPGEPGTGFEFVSKVVGGTVPKEYVGPAEQGMKECCESGVVAGYPLIDVKATLIDGSYHDVDSSEMAFKIAGSMAMKEAVSKASPVILEPMMKVEVEVPEDFIGNVIGDLIARRGQIESQSTEQGLAKVASKVPLATMFGYATDIRSKTQGRGIFTMEFSHYEEVPRSVAETIIAKSKGNA from the coding sequence GTGGCACGCACGAACCCGCTAGAGAAAGTACGCAATATCGGTATTGCGGCGCATATAGATGCGGGCAAAACAACGACAACAGAGAGAATATTATTTTACTCTGGGATCATTCATAAAATTGGTGAAGTTCACGAAGGAACTGCTGTAACCGACTGGATGGCTCAGGAGCGGGAGCGGGGAATTACTATTACTGCTGCTGCGATTAGTACCAGTTGGAAAGAACATCAAATTAACATTATTGATACTCCCGGTCACGTAGACTTCACAATTGAAGTTGAACGTTCCATGCGAGTATTAGATGGTGTAATCGCTGTATTTTGTTCTGTAGGTGGTGTACAACCACAATCAGAAACAGTATGGCGACAAGCAGACCGTTATAAAGTACCTCGCATCGCCTTTATTAACAAGATGGATCGCACTGGTGCGAACTTCTATAAAGTGCATGATCAGATGCGCGATCGCTTAAGAGCTAATGCTATTGCTATTCAACTACCTATCGGTAGTGAAACAGAATTTAAAGGGATTATTGACTTAGTGCGGATGTGTGCATATATGTACACAAATGACCAAGGAACTGATATCCAAACAACAGAAATCCCAGCCGAATTACAAGCAAAAGCAACAGAGTATCGGACAAAATTGGTAGAAGCAGTAGCGGAAACCGAAGATACTTTAATGACCAAGTATTTCGAGGGTGAAGAACTAACGGAAGCAGAAATCCGCACTGCTCTGAGGAAAGGAACAATTGCTGGAACAATAGTACCAGTGCTTTGCGGTTCAGCCTTTAAGAATAAAGGTGTGCAATTGATGTTGGATGCAGTGATAGATTATCTACCCTCACCAACTGAAGTCCCACCAATTCAAGGCACACTACTCAATGGTGATCCTGTAGAACGTCATGCTGATGATGAAGAACCATTATCAGCTTTGGCATTTAAGATTATGGCTGATCCTTATGGTCGCCTCACCTTCGTTCGTGTTTATTCTGGTGTGCTGAAAAAAGGTAGTTACGTTCTCAACGTCAGCAAGAATAAAAAAGAACGGATTTCTCGGTTAGTGCTGATGAAAGCGGATGACCGACAAGATGTAGATGAACTGCGGGCAGGTGATTTGGGTGCTGCCTTGGGATTAAAAGATACCTTAACAGGTGATACCCTTTGCGATGAAGGTTCACCAGTAATTCTAGAATCCCTATTTATTCCAGAACCTGTGATCTCGGTAGCGGTTGAACCCAAAACCAAAAATGACATGGACAAATTGTCCAAAGCTCTGCAATCTCTATCAGAAGAAGACCCTACCTTCCGTGTTCGTGTCGATCCCGAAACTAACCAAACCGTGATTGCGGGGATGGGAGAATTGCACCTAGAAATTCTGGTAGACCGGATGTTACGGGAATTTAAGGTAGAAGCCAATGTGGGTCAGCCACAGGTAGCTTACCGGGAAACAATTCGCAAAGCCGTAAACAAAATAGAAGGCAAATTCATCCGTCAAAGTGGTGGTAAAGGTCAATACGGTCACGTTGTCATCAATTTGGAGCCAGGAGAACCAGGCACAGGTTTTGAATTTGTCTCCAAGGTTGTTGGTGGTACCGTACCTAAAGAGTACGTAGGACCTGCCGAACAAGGAATGAAAGAATGTTGTGAATCCGGTGTTGTCGCTGGATATCCACTCATTGATGTCAAAGCTACTTTGATAGATGGTTCTTACCACGATGTAGACTCTTCGGAAATGGCTTTCAAAATTGCTGGCTCAATGGCAATGAAAGAAGCGGTATCTAAAGCTTCACCTGTCATCTTAGAGCCTATGATGAAAGTTGAAGTTGAAGTACCCGAAGACTTTATCGGGAACGTCATTGGTGACTTAATCGCCCGCAGAGGACAGATTGAAAGCCAAAGCACTGAACAGGGACTGGCTAAGGTGGCATCTAAAGTTCCACTGGCAACCATGTTTGGCTATGCCACTGATATCCGGTCGAAAACCCAAGGTCGGGGTATCTTTACAATGGAGTTCAGTCACTACGAAGAGGTGCCTCGCAGCGTGGCTGAAACTATCATTGCCAAAAGTAAAGGGAACGCTTAA
- the rpsL gene encoding 30S ribosomal protein S12 — translation MPTIQQLIRTEREQARQKTKSPALKQCPQRRGVCTRVYTTTPKKPNSALRKVARVRLTSGFEVTAYIPGIGHNLQEHSVVMIRGGRVKDLPGVRYHIIRGTLDTAGVKDRKQGRSKYGTKRPKAAKK, via the coding sequence ATGCCAACAATACAGCAGCTAATACGTACCGAACGCGAACAAGCGCGTCAGAAAACTAAGTCCCCGGCTTTGAAACAATGCCCTCAACGTCGAGGGGTTTGTACCAGAGTCTACACAACTACACCGAAAAAGCCGAACTCAGCGCTCCGCAAAGTAGCAAGGGTCAGACTTACCTCCGGATTTGAAGTCACAGCTTACATCCCAGGTATTGGCCACAACTTGCAAGAACACTCTGTTGTGATGATTCGTGGCGGTCGGGTAAAAGACTTACCAGGCGTGAGATACCACATTATCCGTGGCACGTTAGATACAGCCGGAGTTAAAGATAGGAAGCAAGGTCGTTCCAAATATGGAACTAAGCGTCCAAAAGCAGCGAAAAAGTAG
- a CDS encoding LON peptidase substrate-binding domain-containing protein, producing MTSSSKIAVRELPLFPLPEVVLFPTRPLPLHIFEFRYRIMMNTILESDRRFGVLMVDPVKGTIANVGCCAEIIHYKRMPDDRMEMLTLGQQRFRVLEYVREKPYRVGLVEWIEDQPPSQDLRPLASEVEQLLRDVVRLSGKLTEQNIELPEDLPDLPTELSYWVASNLYGVAPEQQALLEIQDTAARLEREAEILTSTRNHLAARSVLKDTFKN from the coding sequence ATGACATCTTCTTCTAAAATTGCAGTCCGTGAACTACCTCTTTTTCCTTTACCGGAAGTAGTTCTATTTCCAACTAGACCTTTACCCCTACATATCTTTGAATTTCGTTACAGAATCATGATGAACACGATTTTGGAAAGCGATCGCAGGTTTGGAGTCTTGATGGTTGATCCAGTTAAAGGCACAATTGCCAATGTCGGCTGCTGTGCAGAAATTATTCATTACAAGCGAATGCCTGATGACCGCATGGAGATGCTAACTTTAGGACAGCAAAGGTTTCGCGTTTTAGAGTATGTCCGCGAAAAACCTTATCGAGTTGGTTTAGTGGAATGGATTGAAGACCAACCACCATCTCAAGATTTACGACCTTTGGCTTCTGAAGTTGAACAACTTCTGCGAGATGTCGTTCGTCTGTCAGGTAAGTTAACTGAACAAAATATTGAATTACCAGAAGATTTACCAGATTTACCAACAGAGTTATCCTATTGGGTGGCCAGTAACCTTTATGGTGTTGCTCCTGAACAGCAAGCATTGCTAGAAATACAGGATACTGCAGCTCGCTTAGAACGGGAAGCAGAAATTTTAACTTCTACTCGTAATCATCTGGCGGCACGTTCTGTGCTTAAAGATACATTTAAAAATTAA
- a CDS encoding ribonuclease HII → MDRTEPTVCSTTLLDEYSWLEFSTCLSIQGVIAGIDEVGRGALFGPVVAAAVILPEQAWSSLIAAKIKDSKKLSSSRRTQLAQQIHGLALDWKIGYASVAEIDKLNILQATLLAMKRAVLKLKIQPALCLVDGNQLVKDLFIPQQTIVKGDERSLNIAAASIMAKVWRDDLVVRLASKYPMYNLEQNKGYGSQKHLLALQKYGISPLHRLSFRPCQIQL, encoded by the coding sequence ATGGACAGAACAGAGCCAACTGTTTGCTCAACTACGCTCTTAGATGAATATAGTTGGTTGGAGTTCTCCACCTGCTTAAGTATTCAAGGGGTGATTGCGGGTATAGATGAAGTTGGAAGAGGGGCTTTATTTGGCCCGGTAGTTGCGGCAGCTGTGATCTTACCAGAACAGGCTTGGTCAAGTTTGATAGCAGCTAAAATTAAGGACAGCAAAAAGTTGTCTAGTTCTCGAAGAACTCAACTAGCCCAGCAAATTCATGGGCTGGCTTTAGATTGGAAAATTGGTTATGCTTCAGTTGCAGAAATTGACAAGTTAAATATTTTACAGGCAACCTTGTTAGCAATGAAGCGGGCTGTACTGAAGTTGAAGATACAGCCTGCACTCTGCTTAGTTGACGGGAATCAGTTAGTAAAGGATTTATTTATACCACAACAAACAATCGTTAAGGGAGACGAGCGATCGCTCAACATCGCAGCTGCTAGTATCATGGCAAAAGTTTGGCGAGATGATCTAGTAGTGCGTTTGGCCTCAAAGTATCCCATGTATAACTTGGAGCAGAATAAAGGTTATGGGAGTCAGAAACATTTGCTGGCTCTGCAAAAATACGGGATTTCGCCTCTGCATCGTCTCTCTTTTCGTCCTTGTCAAATTCAGTTATGA
- the rpsJ gene encoding 30S ribosomal protein S10, which produces MATLQQQKIRIRLQAFDRRLLDTSCEKIVDTANRTNATAIGPIPLPTKRRIYCVLRSPHVDKDSREHFETRTHRRIIDIYQPSSKTIDALMKLDLPSGVDIEVKL; this is translated from the coding sequence ATGGCAACTCTACAGCAGCAGAAGATTAGAATTCGCTTACAAGCTTTTGACCGACGTTTATTGGATACATCTTGCGAGAAGATTGTAGATACAGCTAACCGTACTAACGCTACAGCTATAGGACCTATTCCTTTACCAACAAAACGGCGGATCTATTGCGTACTGCGATCTCCCCACGTAGATAAAGATTCCCGTGAACATTTTGAAACCCGCACTCATCGTCGGATTATTGACATTTACCAACCTTCTTCTAAAACTATCGATGCGTTGATGAAGTTGGATTTACCATCTGGCGTAGATATCGAAGTCAAATTGTAA
- a CDS encoding iron-sulfur cluster assembly accessory protein: MIQLSLAAANEIGRLKSKQQPNILFRLQVKPGGCSGLFYDIYFDQVVKVEDQVFDVNGTQVVLDAQSMNYITGLVLDYSEDLMGGGFRFHNPLAIATCSCGNSFSISDS; the protein is encoded by the coding sequence ATGATTCAATTGAGTTTAGCAGCCGCAAATGAAATCGGTCGATTAAAATCCAAGCAACAGCCAAATATCTTGTTTCGCTTGCAAGTCAAGCCTGGTGGCTGTTCTGGATTGTTTTACGATATTTATTTTGACCAAGTGGTCAAAGTTGAAGATCAGGTTTTTGACGTTAATGGAACTCAAGTAGTCCTAGACGCTCAAAGTATGAATTATATTACTGGGTTAGTATTGGATTATTCAGAAGACCTGATGGGTGGAGGTTTTCGCTTCCATAACCCACTAGCGATAGCTACCTGTAGCTGTGGAAATTCCTTCTCTATTTCTGACTCCTGA
- a CDS encoding cupin domain-containing protein produces MASFTETTQSNALTLNAALNPRSIAASELRPWGSFTVLEEGRGYKIKRIEVKPGHRLSLQMHHHRSEHWIVVSGTARVVCGQQEVLLSNNQSTYVPQCTVHRLENPGVIPLVLIEVQNGEYLGEDDIIRYQDDYARTEK; encoded by the coding sequence ATGGCTTCATTTACAGAAACAACCCAGTCTAACGCTCTCACCCTGAACGCAGCCCTCAATCCTAGAAGTATTGCTGCTAGTGAATTACGTCCTTGGGGTTCTTTTACAGTTTTGGAAGAAGGGCGCGGATATAAAATTAAGCGAATCGAAGTTAAGCCGGGACATCGCCTTAGTCTACAAATGCACCACCACCGTAGCGAACACTGGATAGTGGTTTCTGGCACAGCTAGAGTTGTTTGTGGTCAGCAAGAAGTTTTACTCAGTAATAATCAGTCAACCTACGTACCTCAATGCACTGTTCATCGTTTAGAGAATCCTGGGGTAATTCCTTTAGTTTTAATTGAAGTCCAAAATGGCGAATATTTAGGTGAAGATGATATTATTCGCTACCAAGACGACTATGCTCGTACTGAAAAATAA